In Carya illinoinensis cultivar Pawnee chromosome 16, C.illinoinensisPawnee_v1, whole genome shotgun sequence, a single window of DNA contains:
- the LOC122299465 gene encoding protein GIGANTEA-like isoform X1 has protein sequence MAGSCERWIDGLQFSSLFWPPPQDAQQRKAQIKAYVDYFGQFTSEQFPEDIAELICNRYPSKEKRLFDDVLATFVLHHPEHGHAVVLPIISCIIDGTLVYDRTSSPFASFISLVYPSNENEYSEQWILACGEILRVLTHYNRPIYKMEQPNSDTERSSSGCDASTSHSIDKQSSCIPSVQQERKPLRPLSPWIMDILLVAPPAIRSDYFRWCSGVMGKYGAGELKPPTLASSRGSGKHPQLMPSTPRWAVANGAGVILSVCDEEVARYETATLTAVAVPALLLPPPTTALDEHLVAGLPALEPYARLFHRYYAIATPSATQRLLLGLLEAPPSWAPDALDAAVQLVELLRAAEDYVSGIRLPRNWMHLHFLRAIGTAMSMRAGIAADAAAALLFRVLSQPALLFPPIRQVEGIEVQHEPLGGYISCYKKQIEVPAAEATIEATAQGIASMLCAHGPEVEWRICTIWEAAYGLIPLSSSVVDLPEIIVATPLQPPMLCWNLYIPLLKVLEYLPRGSPSEACLVKIFVATVEAILQRTFPPESSREQSRKTRYLSGIGSASKNLAVAELRTMVHSLFLESCASVELSSRLLFVVLTVCVSHEAQSSGSKKPSGVETCPPNEIIEDLQAISETQKQKKTRKLKRPGPVAAFDSYVLAAVCALACELQLFSLIPRVSNHSKSKSHVAKPMKISGSNDEFQNSIDSAIRHTHRILAILEALFSLKPSSIGTSWSYSSNEIIAAAMVAAHVSELFRRSKACMHALSVLMRCKWDNEIYTRASSLYNLIDIHGKAVASIVNKVEPLEAHLIHAPVQKDSLVGSDGKKQKTCENGACFGQGQQSTTQFLDSSHSDTKSMSQRASNSNEGSGNTLGKGVANFPLDASDLANFLTMDRHIGFNCCTQVLIKSVMAEKQELCFSVVSLLWHKLIAAPETQPSAESTSAQQGWRQVVDALCNVVSASPTKASTAVVLQAEKELQPWIAKDDDCGQKMWRVNQRIVKLVVELMRNHDRPESLVILASASDLLLRATDGMLVDGEACTLPQLELLEATARAVQPVLECGESGVAVADGLSNLLKCRLPATIRCLSHPSAHVRALSTSVLRDILHTGSIKSNSKPVNINGVCGPSYQYFSLDVIDWQADIEKCLAWEAHSRLATGMPIQYLDTAAKELGCTISL, from the exons ATGGCGGGTTCATGTGAGAGGTGGATTGATGGTCTTCAATTCTCCTCATTGTTCTGGCCTCCGCCGCAGGATGCGCAGCAACGAAAG GCTCAAATTAAAGCCTATGTTGATTACTTTGGTCAATTTACATCAGAACAATTTCCAGAGGATATTGCCGAG TTGATCTGTAACCGTTATCCATCAAAGGAAAAGCGTCTTTTTGATGATGTATTGG CTACATTTGTCCTGCATCATCCAGAGCACGGGCATGCAGTTGTCCTTCCAATTATTTCATGTATCATTGATGGTACTTTGGTGTATGATAGGACCAGTTCTCCATTTGCTTCTTTCATATCCTTAGTCTACCCAAGCAATGAG AATGAGTACTCAGAACAGTGGATTCTGGCATGTGGGGAGATTTTGCGAGTTTTAACTCATTACAATCGCCCAATATACAAGATGGAACAACCAAATAGTGATACCGAAAGAAGCAGTAGTGGCTGTGATGCTTCCACAAGTCACTCTATTGACAAACAATCCAGCTGTATTCCTTCGGTACAACAAGAGAGGAAACCTTTGAGGCCTTTGTCTCCCTGGATAATGGATATATTGCTAGTAGCGCCTCCCGCTATCAGGAGTGACTACTTCCGGTG GTGCAGTGGTGTCATGGGTAAATATGGTGCTGGAGAGCTCAAGCCACCTACACTTG cTTCTTCTCGTGGATCTGGAAAGCATCCTCAGCTCATGCCATCGACTCCAAGGTGGGCTGTTGCTAATGGTGCAGGTGTCATACTAAGCGTTTGTGATGAGGAGGTTGCTCGATACGAAACTGCTACTTTAACAGCAGTTGCCGTCCCTGCACTTCTGCTTCCTCCTCCAACAACAGCTCTAGATGAACACCTCGTTGCTGGGCTGCCTGCTCTTGAGCCATATGCACGCTTATTTCATAG GTATTATGCCATTGCTACTCCCAGTGCCACCCAGAGACTTCTTCTTGGACTTCTAGAAGCGCCGCCATCATGGGCTCCAGATGCACTTGATGCTGCTGTCCAACTTGTGGAGCTCCTTCGGGCTGCTGAAGACTATGTATCTGGAATTAGG CTTCCTAGGAACTGGATGCATTTGCATTTCTTGCGTGCAATTGGGACTGCAATGTCTATGAGAGCAGGCATAGCAGCTGATGCTGCAGCAGCTTTACTTTTCCGTGTACTCTCACAGCCAGCATTGCTTTTTCCACCAATACGGCAAGTTGAAGGAATCGAAGTTCAACACGAACCTTTAGGAGGTTACATCTCATGCTATAAAAAGCAG ATTGAAGTGCCAGCGGCTGAAGCAACTATTGAAGCTACTGCCCAAGGAATTGCTTCTATGCTTTGTGCCCATGGTCCTGAGGTTGAATGGAGAATATGTACCATATGGGAAGCTGCCTATGGCCTGATTCCATTAAGTTCGTCCGTAGTTGACCTCCCTGAAATCATAGTTGCAACTCCGTTGCAACCACCCATGTTATGTTGGAATCTGTACATACCTCTCCTAAAGGTTCTGGAATATCTTCCTCGTGGTAGTCCTTCAGAAGCATGTCTTGTGAAGATATTTGTTGCTACTGTTGAAGCGATTCTCCAGAGAACATTTCCACCTGAGTCCTCCAGAGAACAATCCAGAAAAACAAGATACCTTTCTGGCATTGGGTCTGCCTCCAAAAACCTTGCTGTGGCAGAGCTTCGTACTATGGTCCATTCGCTTTTCCTAGAATCTTGTGCCTCTGTAGAGCTCTCTTCACGCCTGCTTTTTGTTGTGTTAACTGTATGTGTTAGTCATGAAGCTCAATCCAGTGGGAGCAAGAAGCCGAGTGGTGTAGAAACTTGTCCACCTAATGAAATCATTGAGGACTTGCAAGCAATATCTGAAACgcaaaaacagaagaaaactaGGAAGTTGAAAAGGCCAGGGCCTGTAGCAGCATTTGATTCATATGTTCTAGCTGCTGTTTGTGCTCTTGCCTGTGAGCTTCAGTTATTTTCTCTGATTCCGAGGGTGAGTAATCACTCAAAGTCAAAATCACATGTGGCCAAGCCTATGAAAATAAGTGGATCTAATGATGAGTTTCAAAATAGTATTGACTCAGCTATTCGTCATACCCACAGAATCTTGGCAATTTTAGAGGCACTTTTTTCGCTGAAGCCATCTTCTATTGGAACCTCATGGAGTTACAGTTCAAATGAGATAATTGCGGCAGCCATGGTTGCTGCACATGTTTCTGAGTTATTTAGGCGGTCAAAAGCTTGCATGCATGCTCTCTCAGTCTTGATGCGATGCAAGTGGGACAATGAAATTTACACCAGGGCATCATCACTGTACAACCTCATTGATATTCATGGCAAAGCTGTTGCATCCATTGTCAACAAGGTTGAACCATTGGAAGCGCACTTAATACATGCGCCAGTGCAGAAAGATTCCCTTGTGGGTTCTGAtggcaaaaaacaaaaaacatgtgAAAATGGTGCTTGCTTTGGTCAAGGGCAGCAATCTACCACTCAGTTTTTGGATTCATCTCATTCAGATACTAAATCTATGTCTCAGAGAGCATCAAATTCAAATGAAGGCTCAGGAAATACCTTGGGTAAAGGCGTTGCAAATTTCCCATTAGATGCATCAGATTTAGCTAACTTCCTCACGATGGACAGGCATATAGGATTTAATTGCTGCACACAAGTTCTTATTAAATCGGTGATGGCAGAGAAACAAGAGTTATGTTTCTCTGTTGTGTCATTGCTGTGGCACAAGTTGATTGCAGCTCCTGAAACCCAACCAAGTGCAGAAAGCACTTCTGCCCAACAAGGTTGGAGGCAG GTTGTTGATGCGCTATGCAATGTTGTATCAGCATCACCAACAAAAGCATCTACAGCTGTTGTTCTTCAG GCGGAGAAGGAATTGCAGCCTTGGATTGCAAAAGATGATGATTGCGGACAGAAGATGTGGAGAGTGAACCAACGGATTGTAAAATTGGTCGTGGAGCTCATGAGGAATCACGATCGGCCCGAATCATTAGTAATTTTGGCAAGTGCATCAGATCTACTTCTGCGTGCAACAGATGGGATGCTCGTTGATGGAGAAGCTTGCACTTTACCACAGCTGGAG CTGCTGGAAGCAACAGCTAGAGCAGTTCAGCCGGTGCTGGAGTGTGGAGAATCTGGGGTGGCAGTTGCAGATGGCCTTTCAAACCTCTTAAAG TGTCGCCTACCGGCTACCATCCGATGCCTTTCTCATCCGAGTGCTCATGTCCGTGCTCTAAGCACATCAGTTCTCCGCGATATCCTGCACACTGGttcaatcaaatcaaattcaaaaCCGGTGAACATAAATGGCGTCTGTGGTCCCTCTTATCAGTACTTTAGTTTAGACGTTATTGACTGGCAAGCTGACATCGAGAAGTGCTTAGCATGGGAAGCTCACAGCAGACTAGCAACCGGAATGCCTATCCAATATCTTGATACTGCCGCCAAGGAATTAGGCTGCACTATTTCCTTATGA
- the LOC122299465 gene encoding protein GIGANTEA-like isoform X3: protein MMYWLHLSCIIQSTGMQLSFQLFHVSLMNEYSEQWILACGEILRVLTHYNRPIYKMEQPNSDTERSSSGCDASTSHSIDKQSSCIPSVQQERKPLRPLSPWIMDILLVAPPAIRSDYFRWCSGVMGKYGAGELKPPTLASSRGSGKHPQLMPSTPRWAVANGAGVILSVCDEEVARYETATLTAVAVPALLLPPPTTALDEHLVAGLPALEPYARLFHRYYAIATPSATQRLLLGLLEAPPSWAPDALDAAVQLVELLRAAEDYVSGIRLPRNWMHLHFLRAIGTAMSMRAGIAADAAAALLFRVLSQPALLFPPIRQVEGIEVQHEPLGGYISCYKKQIEVPAAEATIEATAQGIASMLCAHGPEVEWRICTIWEAAYGLIPLSSSVVDLPEIIVATPLQPPMLCWNLYIPLLKVLEYLPRGSPSEACLVKIFVATVEAILQRTFPPESSREQSRKTRYLSGIGSASKNLAVAELRTMVHSLFLESCASVELSSRLLFVVLTVCVSHEAQSSGSKKPSGVETCPPNEIIEDLQAISETQKQKKTRKLKRPGPVAAFDSYVLAAVCALACELQLFSLIPRVSNHSKSKSHVAKPMKISGSNDEFQNSIDSAIRHTHRILAILEALFSLKPSSIGTSWSYSSNEIIAAAMVAAHVSELFRRSKACMHALSVLMRCKWDNEIYTRASSLYNLIDIHGKAVASIVNKVEPLEAHLIHAPVQKDSLVGSDGKKQKTCENGACFGQGQQSTTQFLDSSHSDTKSMSQRASNSNEGSGNTLGKGVANFPLDASDLANFLTMDRHIGFNCCTQVLIKSVMAEKQELCFSVVSLLWHKLIAAPETQPSAESTSAQQGWRQVVDALCNVVSASPTKASTAVVLQAEKELQPWIAKDDDCGQKMWRVNQRIVKLVVELMRNHDRPESLVILASASDLLLRATDGMLVDGEACTLPQLELLEATARAVQPVLECGESGVAVADGLSNLLKCRLPATIRCLSHPSAHVRALSTSVLRDILHTGSIKSNSKPVNINGVCGPSYQYFSLDVIDWQADIEKCLAWEAHSRLATGMPIQYLDTAAKELGCTISL from the exons ATGATGTATTGG CTACATTTGTCCTGCATCATCCAGAGCACGGGCATGCAGTTGTCCTTCCAATTATTTCATGTATCATTGATG AATGAGTACTCAGAACAGTGGATTCTGGCATGTGGGGAGATTTTGCGAGTTTTAACTCATTACAATCGCCCAATATACAAGATGGAACAACCAAATAGTGATACCGAAAGAAGCAGTAGTGGCTGTGATGCTTCCACAAGTCACTCTATTGACAAACAATCCAGCTGTATTCCTTCGGTACAACAAGAGAGGAAACCTTTGAGGCCTTTGTCTCCCTGGATAATGGATATATTGCTAGTAGCGCCTCCCGCTATCAGGAGTGACTACTTCCGGTG GTGCAGTGGTGTCATGGGTAAATATGGTGCTGGAGAGCTCAAGCCACCTACACTTG cTTCTTCTCGTGGATCTGGAAAGCATCCTCAGCTCATGCCATCGACTCCAAGGTGGGCTGTTGCTAATGGTGCAGGTGTCATACTAAGCGTTTGTGATGAGGAGGTTGCTCGATACGAAACTGCTACTTTAACAGCAGTTGCCGTCCCTGCACTTCTGCTTCCTCCTCCAACAACAGCTCTAGATGAACACCTCGTTGCTGGGCTGCCTGCTCTTGAGCCATATGCACGCTTATTTCATAG GTATTATGCCATTGCTACTCCCAGTGCCACCCAGAGACTTCTTCTTGGACTTCTAGAAGCGCCGCCATCATGGGCTCCAGATGCACTTGATGCTGCTGTCCAACTTGTGGAGCTCCTTCGGGCTGCTGAAGACTATGTATCTGGAATTAGG CTTCCTAGGAACTGGATGCATTTGCATTTCTTGCGTGCAATTGGGACTGCAATGTCTATGAGAGCAGGCATAGCAGCTGATGCTGCAGCAGCTTTACTTTTCCGTGTACTCTCACAGCCAGCATTGCTTTTTCCACCAATACGGCAAGTTGAAGGAATCGAAGTTCAACACGAACCTTTAGGAGGTTACATCTCATGCTATAAAAAGCAG ATTGAAGTGCCAGCGGCTGAAGCAACTATTGAAGCTACTGCCCAAGGAATTGCTTCTATGCTTTGTGCCCATGGTCCTGAGGTTGAATGGAGAATATGTACCATATGGGAAGCTGCCTATGGCCTGATTCCATTAAGTTCGTCCGTAGTTGACCTCCCTGAAATCATAGTTGCAACTCCGTTGCAACCACCCATGTTATGTTGGAATCTGTACATACCTCTCCTAAAGGTTCTGGAATATCTTCCTCGTGGTAGTCCTTCAGAAGCATGTCTTGTGAAGATATTTGTTGCTACTGTTGAAGCGATTCTCCAGAGAACATTTCCACCTGAGTCCTCCAGAGAACAATCCAGAAAAACAAGATACCTTTCTGGCATTGGGTCTGCCTCCAAAAACCTTGCTGTGGCAGAGCTTCGTACTATGGTCCATTCGCTTTTCCTAGAATCTTGTGCCTCTGTAGAGCTCTCTTCACGCCTGCTTTTTGTTGTGTTAACTGTATGTGTTAGTCATGAAGCTCAATCCAGTGGGAGCAAGAAGCCGAGTGGTGTAGAAACTTGTCCACCTAATGAAATCATTGAGGACTTGCAAGCAATATCTGAAACgcaaaaacagaagaaaactaGGAAGTTGAAAAGGCCAGGGCCTGTAGCAGCATTTGATTCATATGTTCTAGCTGCTGTTTGTGCTCTTGCCTGTGAGCTTCAGTTATTTTCTCTGATTCCGAGGGTGAGTAATCACTCAAAGTCAAAATCACATGTGGCCAAGCCTATGAAAATAAGTGGATCTAATGATGAGTTTCAAAATAGTATTGACTCAGCTATTCGTCATACCCACAGAATCTTGGCAATTTTAGAGGCACTTTTTTCGCTGAAGCCATCTTCTATTGGAACCTCATGGAGTTACAGTTCAAATGAGATAATTGCGGCAGCCATGGTTGCTGCACATGTTTCTGAGTTATTTAGGCGGTCAAAAGCTTGCATGCATGCTCTCTCAGTCTTGATGCGATGCAAGTGGGACAATGAAATTTACACCAGGGCATCATCACTGTACAACCTCATTGATATTCATGGCAAAGCTGTTGCATCCATTGTCAACAAGGTTGAACCATTGGAAGCGCACTTAATACATGCGCCAGTGCAGAAAGATTCCCTTGTGGGTTCTGAtggcaaaaaacaaaaaacatgtgAAAATGGTGCTTGCTTTGGTCAAGGGCAGCAATCTACCACTCAGTTTTTGGATTCATCTCATTCAGATACTAAATCTATGTCTCAGAGAGCATCAAATTCAAATGAAGGCTCAGGAAATACCTTGGGTAAAGGCGTTGCAAATTTCCCATTAGATGCATCAGATTTAGCTAACTTCCTCACGATGGACAGGCATATAGGATTTAATTGCTGCACACAAGTTCTTATTAAATCGGTGATGGCAGAGAAACAAGAGTTATGTTTCTCTGTTGTGTCATTGCTGTGGCACAAGTTGATTGCAGCTCCTGAAACCCAACCAAGTGCAGAAAGCACTTCTGCCCAACAAGGTTGGAGGCAG GTTGTTGATGCGCTATGCAATGTTGTATCAGCATCACCAACAAAAGCATCTACAGCTGTTGTTCTTCAG GCGGAGAAGGAATTGCAGCCTTGGATTGCAAAAGATGATGATTGCGGACAGAAGATGTGGAGAGTGAACCAACGGATTGTAAAATTGGTCGTGGAGCTCATGAGGAATCACGATCGGCCCGAATCATTAGTAATTTTGGCAAGTGCATCAGATCTACTTCTGCGTGCAACAGATGGGATGCTCGTTGATGGAGAAGCTTGCACTTTACCACAGCTGGAG CTGCTGGAAGCAACAGCTAGAGCAGTTCAGCCGGTGCTGGAGTGTGGAGAATCTGGGGTGGCAGTTGCAGATGGCCTTTCAAACCTCTTAAAG TGTCGCCTACCGGCTACCATCCGATGCCTTTCTCATCCGAGTGCTCATGTCCGTGCTCTAAGCACATCAGTTCTCCGCGATATCCTGCACACTGGttcaatcaaatcaaattcaaaaCCGGTGAACATAAATGGCGTCTGTGGTCCCTCTTATCAGTACTTTAGTTTAGACGTTATTGACTGGCAAGCTGACATCGAGAAGTGCTTAGCATGGGAAGCTCACAGCAGACTAGCAACCGGAATGCCTATCCAATATCTTGATACTGCCGCCAAGGAATTAGGCTGCACTATTTCCTTATGA
- the LOC122299465 gene encoding protein GIGANTEA-like isoform X2, with translation MMYWVLTLSPSTFVLHHPEHGHAVVLPIISCIIDGTLVYDRTSSPFASFISLVYPSNENEYSEQWILACGEILRVLTHYNRPIYKMEQPNSDTERSSSGCDASTSHSIDKQSSCIPSVQQERKPLRPLSPWIMDILLVAPPAIRSDYFRWCSGVMGKYGAGELKPPTLASSRGSGKHPQLMPSTPRWAVANGAGVILSVCDEEVARYETATLTAVAVPALLLPPPTTALDEHLVAGLPALEPYARLFHRYYAIATPSATQRLLLGLLEAPPSWAPDALDAAVQLVELLRAAEDYVSGIRLPRNWMHLHFLRAIGTAMSMRAGIAADAAAALLFRVLSQPALLFPPIRQVEGIEVQHEPLGGYISCYKKQIEVPAAEATIEATAQGIASMLCAHGPEVEWRICTIWEAAYGLIPLSSSVVDLPEIIVATPLQPPMLCWNLYIPLLKVLEYLPRGSPSEACLVKIFVATVEAILQRTFPPESSREQSRKTRYLSGIGSASKNLAVAELRTMVHSLFLESCASVELSSRLLFVVLTVCVSHEAQSSGSKKPSGVETCPPNEIIEDLQAISETQKQKKTRKLKRPGPVAAFDSYVLAAVCALACELQLFSLIPRVSNHSKSKSHVAKPMKISGSNDEFQNSIDSAIRHTHRILAILEALFSLKPSSIGTSWSYSSNEIIAAAMVAAHVSELFRRSKACMHALSVLMRCKWDNEIYTRASSLYNLIDIHGKAVASIVNKVEPLEAHLIHAPVQKDSLVGSDGKKQKTCENGACFGQGQQSTTQFLDSSHSDTKSMSQRASNSNEGSGNTLGKGVANFPLDASDLANFLTMDRHIGFNCCTQVLIKSVMAEKQELCFSVVSLLWHKLIAAPETQPSAESTSAQQGWRQVVDALCNVVSASPTKASTAVVLQAEKELQPWIAKDDDCGQKMWRVNQRIVKLVVELMRNHDRPESLVILASASDLLLRATDGMLVDGEACTLPQLELLEATARAVQPVLECGESGVAVADGLSNLLKCRLPATIRCLSHPSAHVRALSTSVLRDILHTGSIKSNSKPVNINGVCGPSYQYFSLDVIDWQADIEKCLAWEAHSRLATGMPIQYLDTAAKELGCTISL, from the exons ATGATGTATTGGGTATTGACACTTTCCCCAT CTACATTTGTCCTGCATCATCCAGAGCACGGGCATGCAGTTGTCCTTCCAATTATTTCATGTATCATTGATGGTACTTTGGTGTATGATAGGACCAGTTCTCCATTTGCTTCTTTCATATCCTTAGTCTACCCAAGCAATGAG AATGAGTACTCAGAACAGTGGATTCTGGCATGTGGGGAGATTTTGCGAGTTTTAACTCATTACAATCGCCCAATATACAAGATGGAACAACCAAATAGTGATACCGAAAGAAGCAGTAGTGGCTGTGATGCTTCCACAAGTCACTCTATTGACAAACAATCCAGCTGTATTCCTTCGGTACAACAAGAGAGGAAACCTTTGAGGCCTTTGTCTCCCTGGATAATGGATATATTGCTAGTAGCGCCTCCCGCTATCAGGAGTGACTACTTCCGGTG GTGCAGTGGTGTCATGGGTAAATATGGTGCTGGAGAGCTCAAGCCACCTACACTTG cTTCTTCTCGTGGATCTGGAAAGCATCCTCAGCTCATGCCATCGACTCCAAGGTGGGCTGTTGCTAATGGTGCAGGTGTCATACTAAGCGTTTGTGATGAGGAGGTTGCTCGATACGAAACTGCTACTTTAACAGCAGTTGCCGTCCCTGCACTTCTGCTTCCTCCTCCAACAACAGCTCTAGATGAACACCTCGTTGCTGGGCTGCCTGCTCTTGAGCCATATGCACGCTTATTTCATAG GTATTATGCCATTGCTACTCCCAGTGCCACCCAGAGACTTCTTCTTGGACTTCTAGAAGCGCCGCCATCATGGGCTCCAGATGCACTTGATGCTGCTGTCCAACTTGTGGAGCTCCTTCGGGCTGCTGAAGACTATGTATCTGGAATTAGG CTTCCTAGGAACTGGATGCATTTGCATTTCTTGCGTGCAATTGGGACTGCAATGTCTATGAGAGCAGGCATAGCAGCTGATGCTGCAGCAGCTTTACTTTTCCGTGTACTCTCACAGCCAGCATTGCTTTTTCCACCAATACGGCAAGTTGAAGGAATCGAAGTTCAACACGAACCTTTAGGAGGTTACATCTCATGCTATAAAAAGCAG ATTGAAGTGCCAGCGGCTGAAGCAACTATTGAAGCTACTGCCCAAGGAATTGCTTCTATGCTTTGTGCCCATGGTCCTGAGGTTGAATGGAGAATATGTACCATATGGGAAGCTGCCTATGGCCTGATTCCATTAAGTTCGTCCGTAGTTGACCTCCCTGAAATCATAGTTGCAACTCCGTTGCAACCACCCATGTTATGTTGGAATCTGTACATACCTCTCCTAAAGGTTCTGGAATATCTTCCTCGTGGTAGTCCTTCAGAAGCATGTCTTGTGAAGATATTTGTTGCTACTGTTGAAGCGATTCTCCAGAGAACATTTCCACCTGAGTCCTCCAGAGAACAATCCAGAAAAACAAGATACCTTTCTGGCATTGGGTCTGCCTCCAAAAACCTTGCTGTGGCAGAGCTTCGTACTATGGTCCATTCGCTTTTCCTAGAATCTTGTGCCTCTGTAGAGCTCTCTTCACGCCTGCTTTTTGTTGTGTTAACTGTATGTGTTAGTCATGAAGCTCAATCCAGTGGGAGCAAGAAGCCGAGTGGTGTAGAAACTTGTCCACCTAATGAAATCATTGAGGACTTGCAAGCAATATCTGAAACgcaaaaacagaagaaaactaGGAAGTTGAAAAGGCCAGGGCCTGTAGCAGCATTTGATTCATATGTTCTAGCTGCTGTTTGTGCTCTTGCCTGTGAGCTTCAGTTATTTTCTCTGATTCCGAGGGTGAGTAATCACTCAAAGTCAAAATCACATGTGGCCAAGCCTATGAAAATAAGTGGATCTAATGATGAGTTTCAAAATAGTATTGACTCAGCTATTCGTCATACCCACAGAATCTTGGCAATTTTAGAGGCACTTTTTTCGCTGAAGCCATCTTCTATTGGAACCTCATGGAGTTACAGTTCAAATGAGATAATTGCGGCAGCCATGGTTGCTGCACATGTTTCTGAGTTATTTAGGCGGTCAAAAGCTTGCATGCATGCTCTCTCAGTCTTGATGCGATGCAAGTGGGACAATGAAATTTACACCAGGGCATCATCACTGTACAACCTCATTGATATTCATGGCAAAGCTGTTGCATCCATTGTCAACAAGGTTGAACCATTGGAAGCGCACTTAATACATGCGCCAGTGCAGAAAGATTCCCTTGTGGGTTCTGAtggcaaaaaacaaaaaacatgtgAAAATGGTGCTTGCTTTGGTCAAGGGCAGCAATCTACCACTCAGTTTTTGGATTCATCTCATTCAGATACTAAATCTATGTCTCAGAGAGCATCAAATTCAAATGAAGGCTCAGGAAATACCTTGGGTAAAGGCGTTGCAAATTTCCCATTAGATGCATCAGATTTAGCTAACTTCCTCACGATGGACAGGCATATAGGATTTAATTGCTGCACACAAGTTCTTATTAAATCGGTGATGGCAGAGAAACAAGAGTTATGTTTCTCTGTTGTGTCATTGCTGTGGCACAAGTTGATTGCAGCTCCTGAAACCCAACCAAGTGCAGAAAGCACTTCTGCCCAACAAGGTTGGAGGCAG GTTGTTGATGCGCTATGCAATGTTGTATCAGCATCACCAACAAAAGCATCTACAGCTGTTGTTCTTCAG GCGGAGAAGGAATTGCAGCCTTGGATTGCAAAAGATGATGATTGCGGACAGAAGATGTGGAGAGTGAACCAACGGATTGTAAAATTGGTCGTGGAGCTCATGAGGAATCACGATCGGCCCGAATCATTAGTAATTTTGGCAAGTGCATCAGATCTACTTCTGCGTGCAACAGATGGGATGCTCGTTGATGGAGAAGCTTGCACTTTACCACAGCTGGAG CTGCTGGAAGCAACAGCTAGAGCAGTTCAGCCGGTGCTGGAGTGTGGAGAATCTGGGGTGGCAGTTGCAGATGGCCTTTCAAACCTCTTAAAG TGTCGCCTACCGGCTACCATCCGATGCCTTTCTCATCCGAGTGCTCATGTCCGTGCTCTAAGCACATCAGTTCTCCGCGATATCCTGCACACTGGttcaatcaaatcaaattcaaaaCCGGTGAACATAAATGGCGTCTGTGGTCCCTCTTATCAGTACTTTAGTTTAGACGTTATTGACTGGCAAGCTGACATCGAGAAGTGCTTAGCATGGGAAGCTCACAGCAGACTAGCAACCGGAATGCCTATCCAATATCTTGATACTGCCGCCAAGGAATTAGGCTGCACTATTTCCTTATGA
- the LOC122299467 gene encoding 40S ribosomal protein S18 yields the protein MSLVANEEFQHILRVLNTNVDGKQKIMFALTSIKGIGRRLANIVCKKADVDMNKRAGELSAAELDNLMVIVANPRQFKIPDWFLNRKKDYKDGKYSQVVSNALDMKLRDDLERLKKIRNHRGLRHYWGLRVRGQHTKTTGRRGKTVGVSKKR from the exons ATG TCGCTGGTGGCGAACGAGGAGTTCCAGCACATATTGCGTGTGCTGAACACCAACGTCGATGGGAAGCAAAAGATTATGTTCGCTCTTACCTCCATTAAAGGTATTGGTCGCCGCTTGGCCAACATCGTCTGCAAGAAGGCCGATGTCGACATGAACAAGAG AGCTGGTGAATTAAGTGCCGCTGAGCTGGACAATCTCATGGTTATTGTTGCCAACCCTCGCCAGTTCAAAATCCCAGACTGGTTTTTGAATAGGAAGAAGGATTACAAGGATGGCAAATACTCTCAGGTGGTTTCCAATGCACTTGACATGAAGTTGAGAGATGATTTGGAACGATTGAAGAAGATCAG GAACCATCGAGGTCTGAGACACTACTGGGGCCTTCGCGTTCGCGGTCAGCACACCAAGACTACTGGTCGGAGGGGGAAGACTGTTGGTGTCTCTAAGAAGCGCTga